A genomic region of Metopolophium dirhodum isolate CAU chromosome 1, ASM1992520v1, whole genome shotgun sequence contains the following coding sequences:
- the LOC132948592 gene encoding uncharacterized protein LOC132948592 — protein sequence MKNSGKDLETYNLTLLCPINKSKMKLPVKSVKCNHLQCFDLQAFISLNEIEPTWLCPICSKSCILADLKIDSFLSFIINSINLPKTCEEVELDANGKWKPCILNSDSREGILGTSCGPLEKTILEIDLGNSDDEDLGDIVKTVLPITSAGNSNGSIRY from the coding sequence atgaaaaattctgGTAAAGATTTGGAGACTTACAACTTGACTCTTTTATgtccaataaataaatcaaaaatgaaacTGCCTGTCAAATCTGTCAAATGTAATCATTTGCAGTGTTTTGACTTGCAAGCTTTCATTTCTTTGAATGAGATAGAACCCACATGGCTGTGCCCTATATGTTCGAAGTCCTGTATCTTGGCTGATTTGAAAATAGACTCTTTCCTTTCGTTTATTATCAATAGTATAAACTTACCTAAAACTTGCGAGGAAGTAGAGCTTGATGCGAATGGTAAATGGAAACCATGTATATTGAACAGTGATAGTCGTGAAGGTATTTTGGGTACATCTTGTGGCcctttagaaaaaactattcttgaAATTGATTTGGGTAACTCAGATGATGAAGATCTCGGTGATATTGTAAAAACAGTATTACCGATAACAAGTGCAGGGAATTCCAATGGTTCAATaagatactaa